From Ignavibacteria bacterium, one genomic window encodes:
- the rpoN gene encoding RNA polymerase factor sigma-54: MLSLNQRLSQLQKLSPQQIQYQKLLQLNTLSLEQRIKTELELNPILEETLLDDYELEMSQDEEKPQDDRVDDAATDGESDDEEIADTSDDEFELEDFMNDADSEPENEYYNKNGDEDRTQPVAPLRETLNEHLTRQLYLLDLSEDMFALGEEIIGNLDEDGYLKRDLKSIVEELNMFQHVEVPLEKAESLLKKIQTFDPVGIASRNLQECLLVQLKNTSFDPYYSYLAEHLLLDHFNDFINKRFDAIQKNMNLTTETLKSTISLIHKLNPKPGEGNIESDQANQITPDFLVEKVDDNFIISLNDRHVPSVTISSTYLEMLNSNKRKRNISNREKETHKFLREKFESAKWFIASIQQRRETLMKIMRAIVEKQYAFFEYGPKALRPMIYKDIAEEIGMDISTISRVVNGKYVQSPVGIHELKYFFSEGLSTDDGEEISNKHIKELIKEICDSETKNAPYSDDKIAELLNEKGIHIARRTVAKYREQLRIPVARLRKEL; this comes from the coding sequence ATGTTATCATTAAATCAAAGACTTTCACAGCTTCAGAAGCTCTCGCCCCAGCAGATACAGTACCAGAAACTTCTGCAGCTTAATACGCTTTCACTTGAACAGAGAATAAAAACCGAGCTTGAGCTTAACCCGATCCTGGAAGAAACACTCCTGGATGATTATGAACTTGAAATGAGCCAGGACGAAGAAAAGCCGCAGGACGACCGCGTGGATGACGCTGCTACTGACGGCGAGAGTGACGACGAGGAAATTGCAGATACAAGCGACGACGAGTTTGAGTTAGAAGACTTTATGAACGACGCCGACTCTGAGCCGGAGAACGAATACTATAACAAGAACGGCGATGAGGACAGGACCCAGCCCGTTGCACCTTTAAGGGAGACCTTAAACGAGCACCTGACGCGCCAGCTTTACCTGTTGGATTTAAGCGAAGACATGTTCGCCCTGGGCGAAGAGATAATAGGAAACCTGGACGAGGACGGATACTTAAAGCGCGACCTGAAGAGCATAGTTGAAGAGCTCAATATGTTTCAGCACGTTGAGGTTCCGCTGGAGAAAGCCGAAAGCCTCTTAAAAAAGATACAGACATTTGACCCTGTAGGAATTGCCTCGAGGAACCTGCAGGAATGCCTCCTGGTACAGTTAAAGAATACATCTTTTGACCCTTATTACTCCTATCTGGCAGAACACCTTCTTTTGGATCATTTCAACGACTTTATAAATAAGCGTTTTGATGCCATACAGAAGAATATGAATCTTACGACTGAGACTCTGAAATCGACTATCAGCCTTATTCATAAGCTTAATCCCAAGCCGGGGGAAGGCAACATAGAGTCAGACCAGGCAAACCAGATAACGCCCGACTTTTTAGTTGAGAAAGTGGACGACAACTTTATTATTTCACTTAACGACCGCCACGTCCCTTCTGTTACAATCAGCTCCACGTATCTTGAGATGCTGAATTCAAATAAGAGGAAAAGGAACATTTCAAACCGCGAGAAAGAAACCCACAAGTTCTTAAGGGAGAAGTTCGAGTCGGCAAAATGGTTCATTGCCTCGATCCAGCAGCGCCGTGAGACGCTGATGAAGATCATGCGCGCCATTGTTGAAAAGCAGTACGCGTTTTTTGAATACGGTCCCAAGGCCCTGCGCCCCATGATATATAAAGATATTGCCGAGGAGATCGGGATGGATATATCAACCATTAGCAGGGTTGTTAACGGCAAGTATGTCCAGAGCCCCGTAGGAATTCACGAGCTGAAATATTTCTTCAGCGAGGGGCTTTCGACCGACGACGGCGAGGAGATCTCGAACAAGCACATTAAAGAGCTGATAAAAGAGATCTGCGACTCTGAGACCAAGAACGCTCCATACAGCGACGACAAAATAGCAGAACTGCTGAATGAAAAAGGCATTCACATTGCGCGCAGGACAGTAGCCAAGTACAGGGAGCAGCTCAGGATACCGGTTGCACGCCTGCGCAAGGAATTATGA
- the hslU gene encoding ATP-dependent protease ATPase subunit HslU, whose translation MKNDLMRNLTPTQIVKELDKFIIGQDDAKRAVAIALRNRWRRQQVEEKLKEEILPNNIILIGPTGVGKTEIARRLAKLSGAPFIKVEASKYTEVGYVGRDVESMIRDLTELAVTMVKSEKTGEVQEKAERIAEEKILDLLIPPVKKPSTAPQEENSDEPDEAFQNQKTREWMRQKLRNGELDDKMVEFDTSSAQGGVGMQVLGPFGFDDMGINIQEIMSNIMPKKKKKRKTPIKEARAVIAQEEAQKLIDMEAVQKEAITRVQDSGIVFIDEIDKIAGGGKGQGPDVSREGVQRDLLPIVEGSSINTKYGVVKTDHILFIASGAFHVSKPSDLIPELQGRFPIRVELKSLTEDDFIKILTIPQNALLKQYAALLQTEGVEIEFLEDGIKEVARIATIVNEQVENIGARRLHTILTTLLDDILFNVPDQIPGSKVMINGEMVKDKLERIVQNRDLSKYIL comes from the coding sequence ATGAAAAATGATTTAATGAGAAATCTGACGCCGACCCAGATCGTAAAAGAGCTTGACAAGTTCATAATCGGGCAGGATGACGCCAAGCGTGCAGTTGCAATTGCACTCAGGAACCGCTGGCGCAGGCAGCAGGTTGAAGAAAAACTAAAAGAAGAGATTCTTCCAAACAACATAATTTTAATAGGCCCGACCGGCGTGGGTAAAACAGAAATAGCCCGCCGCCTGGCAAAACTCTCAGGCGCACCATTTATTAAGGTTGAAGCTTCAAAGTACACTGAAGTGGGCTACGTGGGGCGCGACGTTGAATCCATGATACGCGATCTTACGGAACTTGCCGTAACAATGGTAAAATCTGAAAAGACCGGAGAGGTTCAGGAGAAAGCAGAAAGAATAGCAGAAGAAAAAATTCTGGACCTGCTGATTCCGCCTGTAAAGAAGCCGAGCACAGCTCCGCAGGAGGAGAACAGCGACGAGCCCGACGAGGCATTCCAGAACCAGAAGACGCGCGAATGGATGAGGCAGAAGCTCCGCAACGGGGAGTTAGACGACAAGATGGTGGAGTTCGATACTTCATCGGCGCAGGGCGGGGTCGGGATGCAGGTCTTGGGGCCATTCGGATTTGATGACATGGGTATAAACATACAGGAGATCATGAGCAACATAATGCCCAAGAAAAAGAAGAAAAGGAAAACCCCGATCAAAGAAGCCCGCGCAGTAATTGCGCAGGAAGAGGCTCAGAAGCTGATAGATATGGAAGCCGTGCAGAAAGAAGCAATTACGCGCGTGCAGGATTCGGGCATCGTGTTTATTGATGAGATAGATAAAATTGCAGGAGGCGGAAAAGGCCAGGGGCCTGACGTGTCGCGCGAAGGCGTGCAGAGGGACCTGCTTCCGATTGTTGAAGGCTCGAGCATAAATACAAAGTACGGCGTTGTTAAGACGGACCACATTTTGTTTATTGCTTCGGGAGCTTTCCACGTCTCTAAGCCATCGGACCTGATACCGGAACTTCAGGGACGCTTCCCTATACGCGTGGAGCTGAAGAGCCTGACCGAGGACGACTTCATCAAGATTCTTACTATTCCTCAGAACGCGCTTCTTAAGCAGTATGCAGCGCTCCTGCAGACAGAAGGCGTTGAGATTGAATTTCTTGAGGACGGAATAAAGGAAGTAGCCCGCATTGCAACCATAGTAAACGAGCAGGTGGAAAACATCGGGGCAAGAAGGCTTCACACAATTCTGACCACTCTACTGGACGACATTCTCTTTAATGTACCCGACCAGATCCCCGGCTCAAAGGTAATGATCAATGGTGAAATGGTTAAGGATAAGCTTGAGAGGATTGTTCAGAACAGGGATCTGAGCAAATACATACTTTAA
- a CDS encoding nitronate monooxygenase, with amino-acid sequence MKNRITELFNIEYPIVQAGMVWVSGWRLASAVSNCGGLGLIGAGSMKPELLREHIQKCRAATVKPFGVNIPLLREDASELVRTVIEEDVKIVFSSAGHPGKFIEELKKHGIKVTHVVPSLKFALKAESVGCDAIVGEGVEAGGHNGFDELSTIVLIPQLKDAVSIPVMAAGGIADGRGILAALSLGAEGVQIGTRFAVTVESSAHEEYKKRICEAHDNDTVLILKKIGLVRTLKNQYTDQVQAAEASGAGTEELKELLGKKRERLGIFEGNRDQGMMEAGQGVGIIKDIPTVKSLLEKLIQEFDAACRNLPCGEKKI; translated from the coding sequence ATCAAAAACCGCATTACAGAACTTTTTAATATCGAGTACCCCATAGTGCAGGCCGGAATGGTCTGGGTCTCGGGCTGGAGACTCGCTTCAGCAGTATCCAACTGCGGGGGACTAGGTCTAATTGGTGCAGGCTCCATGAAGCCGGAGCTTTTAAGAGAACACATACAAAAATGCAGGGCTGCAACAGTTAAGCCCTTCGGGGTTAATATACCTCTTCTGCGCGAGGATGCATCAGAGCTGGTAAGAACGGTAATTGAAGAAGATGTAAAGATTGTGTTCTCCTCAGCGGGGCATCCGGGTAAATTCATTGAAGAATTAAAAAAGCACGGCATAAAGGTTACGCACGTTGTCCCATCTCTTAAATTTGCCCTTAAGGCCGAAAGTGTCGGCTGCGATGCCATTGTAGGTGAAGGCGTTGAAGCCGGAGGGCATAACGGTTTTGATGAGCTTTCGACAATAGTCCTCATCCCGCAGCTTAAAGATGCCGTAAGTATTCCTGTTATGGCGGCAGGTGGAATTGCCGACGGGCGGGGCATACTGGCAGCACTTTCTCTTGGCGCCGAAGGGGTGCAGATAGGAACGCGTTTTGCCGTAACGGTGGAATCCTCGGCGCACGAGGAATACAAGAAAAGGATCTGCGAGGCACATGACAACGATACCGTTCTGATATTAAAGAAGATCGGACTTGTAAGGACGCTTAAGAACCAGTATACCGACCAGGTGCAGGCGGCCGAGGCCTCCGGTGCCGGTACGGAAGAATTAAAAGAGCTTCTGGGAAAAAAGCGTGAACGCCTCGGCATCTTTGAAGGCAACAGAGATCAGGGCATGATGGAAGCCGGTCAGGGTGTGGGAATAATTAAAGACATACCTACAGTAAAAAGTCTTTTGGAAAAGCTAATTCAGGAATTTGACGCAGCCTGCCGAAATCTTCCCTGCGGGGAAAAGAAAATTTAG
- the hslV gene encoding ATP-dependent protease subunit HslV: MKVGQKIRSTTILGVVHNGVAAIGGDGQVTLGNTVVKHNSMKIRKLYNGKVLCGFAGSAADAFTLLERFEEKLEQYRGNVGRAAVELAKDWRTDKYLRRLEAMLAVLSQDQAYIISGTGDVIEPEDNIVAIGSGGMYALAAAKMLKKYSSLSAKEIVAEALKTAADICIYTNDKISVETI, translated from the coding sequence ATAAAAGTGGGTCAAAAAATTCGCTCAACCACAATACTGGGTGTTGTTCATAACGGCGTGGCCGCCATCGGAGGCGACGGGCAGGTTACGCTTGGCAATACAGTTGTAAAGCACAATTCCATGAAGATAAGAAAACTTTATAACGGCAAGGTTCTCTGCGGGTTTGCCGGAAGTGCGGCAGACGCATTTACGCTGCTAGAACGTTTTGAGGAGAAGCTGGAGCAGTACAGAGGCAACGTGGGGCGTGCGGCAGTTGAACTTGCAAAGGACTGGAGGACAGACAAGTACTTAAGACGTCTGGAGGCAATGCTTGCCGTTCTGTCGCAGGATCAGGCATATATCATTTCCGGCACGGGAGACGTCATTGAGCCCGAGGACAACATTGTTGCCATAGGTTCAGGCGGAATGTACGCCCTTGCAGCAGCAAAAATGCTGAAGAAATACAGCAGCCTTTCGGCCAAAGAGATTGTAGCAGAGGCCCTCAAGACTGCAGCAGACATTTGCATTTACACCAATGACAAGATAAGCGTTGAGACTATCTGA
- a CDS encoding isoprenylcysteine carboxylmethyltransferase family protein encodes MSLFRDVIVIVFSYFLFGLVHSVLASRKLKKLFAEKYGDYIAFYRLTYNVVSFLSFMLLLEFVPKPDSIIYDLDAPYDIIVFVLQVISLAFLIWSFTHFDLMEFLGIKQIVRWYNGNYSAEDLDEKGTLVTKGLYKISRHPVYLFSILFLGLRPQMDLFYLVSFICLTAYFYLGSIYEERKLTERFGQEYTDYKGRVSRIFPLKFKRQN; translated from the coding sequence ATGAGTCTTTTCCGGGACGTTATTGTAATAGTTTTTTCCTATTTCCTTTTCGGCCTCGTGCATTCCGTTCTTGCCTCCCGGAAGCTAAAAAAATTATTTGCAGAAAAGTACGGAGACTATATTGCCTTCTACAGGCTCACGTACAATGTAGTCTCCTTTCTTTCTTTCATGCTGCTATTGGAATTCGTTCCGAAACCCGACAGCATTATTTATGACTTAGATGCTCCTTACGACATAATTGTTTTTGTTCTTCAGGTTATAAGCCTTGCCTTCCTCATCTGGTCCTTTACACATTTCGATCTCATGGAATTCTTAGGTATTAAACAGATTGTGCGGTGGTATAACGGAAACTACAGCGCGGAGGATCTGGATGAAAAAGGAACTTTAGTAACCAAAGGACTTTATAAGATAAGCCGCCACCCGGTTTACCTGTTTTCAATACTGTTTCTGGGCTTAAGGCCGCAGATGGATCTTTTTTACCTGGTTTCTTTTATCTGTTTAACGGCTTATTTTTACCTGGGTTCAATTTACGAAGAAAGAAAACTTACAGAAAGGTTCGGGCAGGAATATACCGATTACAAAGGAAGAGTTTCCAGAATCTTTCCGCTTAAATTTAAGCGGCAAAATTAA
- a CDS encoding DUF3109 family protein: protein MYLDNVLQIDGVTVRKDIVDSHFVCDLTKCKGACCTMESEYGAPIKKEEIDEIEKVLPVVKEYLSPRHIKEIEANGFWEEKEGELLTRSVNDRACVFVYYEGDIAKCAVEKAFKEGKIGVNKPISCHLFPIRVSRFGGDILRYERIPECYAAVENGVKLGVRIADFCKESLVRLYGESWYEKLRIARREK, encoded by the coding sequence ATGTATTTAGATAACGTATTACAAATAGATGGCGTAACTGTCCGCAAGGATATAGTTGATTCGCACTTCGTCTGTGATTTAACGAAGTGCAAAGGGGCATGCTGTACAATGGAAAGCGAGTATGGCGCCCCGATAAAAAAAGAAGAAATTGATGAAATTGAGAAGGTCCTCCCTGTGGTAAAGGAATATCTTTCCCCCAGGCACATCAAAGAGATTGAAGCTAATGGTTTCTGGGAGGAAAAAGAGGGTGAACTTTTAACCAGAAGCGTCAACGACAGGGCCTGCGTCTTTGTATATTATGAAGGTGACATTGCCAAGTGTGCAGTTGAAAAGGCTTTTAAAGAAGGCAAAATAGGCGTCAATAAGCCGATATCCTGCCATCTCTTCCCTATCCGTGTATCGAGGTTCGGGGGCGACATACTGAGGTATGAAAGAATTCCCGAATGCTACGCTGCCGTGGAAAACGGCGTAAAGCTGGGTGTTAGAATTGCCGATTTCTGCAAGGAATCTTTAGTCAGGCTTTACGGAGAGTCCTGGTATGAAAAATTAAGGATAGCCAGGAGGGAAAAGTAA